One window of Salmo salar chromosome ssa11, Ssal_v3.1, whole genome shotgun sequence genomic DNA carries:
- the fshb gene encoding follitropin subunit beta encodes MYCTRLRTLQLVVMATLWVTPVRAGTDCRYGCRLNNMTITVEREDCHGSITITTCAGLCETTDLNYQSTWLPRSQGACNFKDWSYEKVYLEGCPSGVDPFFIPVAKSCDCIKCKTDNTDCDRISMATPSCLGSPLEM; translated from the exons ATGTACTGCACCCGCTTAAGGACGCTGCAGCTGGTCGTCATGGCAACGCTGTGGGTGACACCAGTGAGGGCGGGGACAGACTGCAGGTATGGCTGCCGACTAAACAACATGACCATCACCGTGGAGAGAGAGGACTGTCACGGaagcatcaccatcaccacctgcGCCGGCCTGTGCGAAACGACG GATCTGAACTATCAGAGCACATGGCTGCCGCGCTCCCAGGGGGCGTGTAACTTCAAGGACTGGTCCTACGAGAAGGTCTACCTGGAAGGCTGTCCATCCGGGGTTGACCCCTTCTTCATACCCGTTGCCAAGAGCTGCGATTGCATCAAATGCAAGACGGACAACACCGACTGTGATCGCATAAGCATGGCAACACCCAGCTGCTTAGGAAGCCCACTAGAAATGTAA
- the arl14ep gene encoding ARL14 effector protein, with translation MPVTCAVNGCSNKFIKGSEIRFYRFPISKPQLANQWVQSLGMKNFIPTPNTCLCSEHFNPDCFRDYNGKQFLREDAVPTIFGADSSKPELRKRGMMTKDTNAANRFGAPTDRERAKTLEKSKVKEKRHSTRDTGKGRGDGKKRGGGRGGISSNTDRQTIGAKSKVYDNKGRLLSCGKDMCDCLDADCMGCFYPCPECGSRRCGVECRCDRKWLYEQVEVEGGEIIRNKYAG, from the exons ATGCCTGTCACCTGTGCAGTAAACGGCTGCTCCAACAAGTTTATCAAGGGGTCAGAAATAAGATTTTACAG GTTCCCCATCAGTAAGCCTCAGCTTGCCAACCAATGGGTACAAAGTTTGGGGATGAAAAACTTCATCCCTACACCTAACACTTGTCTCTGCTCAGAACATTTTAACCCAGATTGTTTCCGAGACTACAATGGCAAACAGTTTCTTAGGGAAGATGCCGTGCCCACCATTTTCGGTGCCGATTCATCGAAG cctgaaTTACGAAAAAGGGGTATGATGACCAAGGACACAAATGCGGCTAACCGCTTCGGGGCACCGACAGACCGGGAGAGGGCTAAGACGCTGGAGAAGAGCAAGGTCAAGGAGAAACGACATAGTACCCGGGATACTGGCAAG GGAAGAGGTGATGGCAAAAAACGAGGTGGAGGACGAGGAGGAATCTCCTCCAACACTGACAG ACAGACTATTGGGGCGAAGAGCAAAGTGTATGACAACAAAGGCCGCCTGCTCTCCTGCGGCAAGGACATGTGTGACTGCCTGGACGCGGACTGCATGGGCTGCTTCTACCCCTGCCCCGAGTGTGGTTCCCGCAGGTGTGGTGTGGAGTGCCGCTGTGACCGCAAGTGGCTCTACGAGCAGGTtgaggtggaggggggagagatcaTCCGCAACAAGTACGCTGGCTAG